One window of the Esox lucius isolate fEsoLuc1 chromosome 8, fEsoLuc1.pri, whole genome shotgun sequence genome contains the following:
- the tssk6 gene encoding testis-specific serine/threonine-protein kinase 6, translating to MHTDKVLRGMGYKLGVTIGEGSYSKVKLASSQKHNAEVAIKIVDRKKAPNDFVHKFLPRELTLLRGVRHDNIVHVHEFIEISNGRLYIVMEAAATDLLLKIQEVNSIPVDQAKKMFSQIVNAVNYLHQNNIVHRDMKCENVLLTRDNQVKITDFGFGRFATGYPELCSTYCGSAAYAPPEVLLGIPYDPKKSDVWSLGVILYVMVTGCMPYDDSNVSKLPRTQRKALVYSDNVTVEEPCRQFIAYLLQFSPSTRPTIQDVAEQTWLQ from the coding sequence ATGCACACAGATAAGGTTCTGCGCGGAATGGGTTACAAGTTAGGGGTGACAATTGGCGAGGGAAGCTACTCTAAAGTCAAACTGGCCAGCTCCCAAAAACACAACGCCGAGGTCGCCATAAAAATTGTGGACCGAAAAAAGGCTCCCAACGACTTTGTCCACAAGTTTTTACCCAGGGAACTGACACTTCTGAGGGGAGTGAGACACGACAACATTGTCCATGTGCACGAATTCATCGAGATTTCCAACGGACGACTATACATAGTGATGGAGGCTGCAGCGACAGATCTTCTCTTAAAAATCCAAGAGGTAAATTCCATCCCCGTTGACCAAGCCAAGAAAATGTTCTCCCAGATAGTCAACGCCGTGAACTATCTccatcaaaacaacattgtcCACCGAGACATGAAATGTGAGAACGTGTTGCTGACTAGAGACAACCAGGTAAAGATCACTGACTTTGGTTTTGGGAGGTTTGCTACTGGCTACCCCGAGCTGTGCAGCACCTACTGTGGTTCCGCGGCGTACGCCCCACCGGAGGTACTCCTTGGAATTCCCTACGACCCCAAGAAATCTGACGTGTGGAGCCTGGGTGTAATTCTGTATGTCATGGTCACTGGGTGCATGCCGTACGACGATTCTAATGTCAGCAAACTCCCGCGCACTCAGCGCAAGGCATTGGTCTACTCGGACAACGTCACAGTCGAAGAGCCGTGTCGGCAGTTCATTGCCTATCTGTTGCAGTTTAGCCCATCTACCCGTCCAACCATCCAAGATGTGGCAGAGCAGACTTGGTTGCAGTAG